The following proteins are encoded in a genomic region of Marinitoga litoralis:
- a CDS encoding Do family serine endopeptidase has translation MKKIVVAIAMLLMVVSSFAFVNPDYVSPVVNVVNEAAPAIVNIEAIGHRQTSIDPFIEEFYKRFFGESPWTQDREFKSLGTGFIFDKRGYILTNYHVVENADEITVTTLEGKKYEAKYIGGDGDLDIAVIQVETKDELPVIELGDSDNIQIGEWAIAIGNPLGFKHTVTLGVVSAVHRKIPKPDGNGYYADLIQTDAAINPGNSGGPLLNIHAQVIGINTAIVNPTEGQNLGFAIPINFAKRFAESLINTGKVSKAYLGVYIQNVTESLAKTFGLKVSKGAFVSDIEKGSPAEKVGIKPGDVIVKIDNKEIDSADELVYIVKTYPAGQSINVVVNRKGKEITYTVTLAEREEFAQATEEYYLGLKVRDLTPEDINELKLPKDMYGVRVEEVKEGSEAQYVNIKKGDIIMEMYVNGKGEKLDSVKDFQKLASNIKKGDYVGFIIYRDGYRASVYFSYMGK, from the coding sequence ATGAAAAAGATAGTTGTTGCAATTGCAATGTTGTTAATGGTAGTTTCTTCCTTTGCTTTTGTAAATCCAGATTATGTATCTCCAGTTGTTAATGTAGTGAACGAAGCTGCACCTGCTATAGTGAATATTGAAGCTATAGGACATAGACAAACTTCTATAGATCCATTTATTGAAGAGTTCTATAAAAGGTTTTTTGGTGAATCCCCATGGACTCAAGATAGAGAATTCAAATCTTTAGGTACAGGATTTATATTTGATAAAAGAGGGTATATTTTAACTAATTATCATGTTGTTGAAAATGCTGATGAAATAACTGTAACAACATTAGAAGGTAAAAAATATGAAGCTAAATATATAGGTGGAGATGGTGATTTAGATATTGCAGTAATACAAGTTGAAACAAAGGATGAATTGCCTGTAATAGAATTAGGAGATTCTGATAATATTCAAATTGGTGAATGGGCTATTGCAATAGGTAATCCTTTAGGATTTAAACATACAGTTACTTTAGGTGTTGTAAGTGCTGTTCATAGAAAAATACCTAAACCAGATGGAAATGGCTATTATGCAGATTTAATTCAAACAGATGCTGCAATTAACCCTGGTAATAGTGGTGGTCCATTATTAAATATACATGCACAAGTAATAGGTATTAATACTGCTATTGTTAATCCTACTGAAGGTCAAAATTTAGGATTTGCTATTCCTATCAATTTTGCAAAAAGATTTGCTGAATCTTTAATCAATACCGGAAAAGTATCAAAAGCATATTTAGGTGTATATATACAAAACGTAACTGAATCTCTTGCAAAAACATTTGGTTTAAAAGTATCAAAAGGTGCATTTGTCAGTGATATTGAAAAAGGATCACCTGCAGAAAAAGTAGGAATCAAACCTGGTGATGTTATTGTAAAAATAGATAATAAAGAAATAGATAGTGCTGATGAACTTGTGTATATAGTAAAAACTTATCCTGCTGGACAAAGCATTAACGTTGTTGTAAATAGAAAAGGAAAAGAAATTACATATACAGTTACTTTAGCCGAAAGAGAAGAATTTGCACAAGCTACAGAAGAATATTATTTAGGATTAAAAGTTAGAGATTTAACTCCAGAAGATATCAATGAATTAAAATTACCAAAAGACATGTATGGTGTTAGAGTTGAAGAAGTCAAAGAAGGATCAGAAGCACAATATGTAAATATTAAAAAAGGCGATATTATAATGGAAATGTACGTAAATGGAAAAGGAGAAAAATTAGATTCTGTAAAAGATTTCCAAAAATTAGCCTCAAATATTAAAAAAGGCGATTATGTAGGATTTATAATATATAGAGACGGTTATAGAGCTTCTGTATACTTTAGTTATATGGGTAAATAA
- a CDS encoding aldo/keto reductase — MNYRKYLGKLVSEIGFGAWQLGNDKEWGGPKDSEAIKLVETAVELGCNFFDTAPNYAGGKSELILGEALSKFDREKLVINTKVGHVPGEKDGFAPEVIRKTVENSLKKLKTNYLDSVILHNPPYEMLDKNAPQFKVLEELKNEGLIKAYGASLDFSREVDKLIENTDSQVVEILFNIFFQDVRKSFDKIREKGLAVIVKVPLDSGWLSGKYNKDSRFTGIRSRWSVKDIEKRAELIEKVKKIKSNDVSMVHEALSYILSYDVISTIAVGSKNIEQLKENLKASEIKMDKDKVKKYEELYEREIAINPLPW; from the coding sequence ATGAATTATAGGAAGTATTTAGGAAAATTAGTTTCTGAAATTGGATTTGGAGCTTGGCAATTAGGTAATGATAAAGAATGGGGAGGGCCAAAAGATTCAGAAGCAATTAAATTAGTAGAGACAGCTGTAGAACTCGGATGTAATTTTTTTGATACTGCTCCAAATTATGCTGGGGGTAAAAGTGAGTTAATATTAGGAGAGGCGTTAAGTAAGTTTGATAGAGAAAAACTTGTAATAAACACTAAAGTAGGGCATGTTCCTGGAGAAAAAGATGGATTTGCTCCGGAGGTTATTAGAAAAACAGTTGAAAATAGCTTAAAAAAACTTAAAACAAATTATTTGGATTCAGTTATTTTACATAATCCACCTTATGAGATGTTAGACAAAAATGCACCACAATTTAAAGTTTTGGAAGAATTAAAAAATGAGGGATTAATAAAAGCATATGGTGCATCATTAGATTTTTCAAGAGAAGTTGATAAATTAATCGAAAATACTGATAGTCAAGTGGTAGAAATATTATTTAATATATTCTTTCAAGATGTAAGAAAATCTTTTGATAAAATTAGAGAAAAAGGATTAGCAGTAATAGTTAAAGTTCCTTTAGATTCTGGATGGTTATCTGGGAAATATAATAAAGATAGTAGATTTACAGGTATTAGAAGCAGATGGAGTGTAAAGGATATTGAAAAAAGAGCAGAATTAATTGAAAAAGTAAAAAAAATAAAATCTAATGATGTATCTATGGTTCATGAAGCCTTGAGTTATATTTTATCATATGATGTTATTAGCACAATTGCAGTAGGTAGTAAAAATATAGAACAATTAAAAGAAAATTTAAAAGCTAGTGAAATTAAGATGGATAAAGACAAAGTTAAAAAATATGAAGAATTATATGAAAGGGAAATAGCAATTAATCCATTACCTTGGTAA
- a CDS encoding ATP-binding cassette domain-containing protein, which translates to MKKNTIIGILLIILFWYLIYIITNNPLLIPSPQNVFGEIIYLFNDDSFYIDLINTFLKIVVGFIISVVIGIPIGLITGLNKNIFEIFRPILMLIQSSPVVSYIAIAMLWFGIGFYTPVFVSFMVIFPVIVLNISEGVKSTDKKLLEMAKVFNIDNSKILFKIYFPSLIPFLKSTLNMTSGSMWKSVVVGEFLAGDRGLGVSLSFSKIALNTDRVYAYTILLAIFGMMTEKIIKEISKVNKKNRVIIQNQKNVITQNQKRNIKKNNIKKDIVIYNLNKQFDKNVILNDFSIIFEHSKINVLLGESGIGKTTILNILSGITKEDSGEINIEGKIGYIFQDDRLIPWLNVFENIRIVNEDISIEKLEEYLNILNLEKEVLSMFPNELSGGMKKRINILRTIAYEPDIIFMDEPFASLDISNKYKIMNKLLKIQNKEKFTIIIVTHDPFEVSVLGENVFILEGKPLKIKQKFSFISAYSRGMKENHDILYNINKILLE; encoded by the coding sequence ATGAAAAAAAATACTATTATTGGTATATTATTAATTATCTTATTTTGGTATTTAATTTATATTATTACAAATAATCCATTATTAATACCTTCTCCACAAAATGTGTTTGGAGAAATAATTTATTTATTCAATGATGATTCCTTTTATATAGATTTAATAAATACGTTCTTAAAAATAGTTGTTGGATTTATTATTTCTGTTGTAATTGGTATTCCAATTGGTCTTATTACTGGATTAAATAAAAATATTTTTGAAATATTTAGACCTATATTAATGTTAATACAAAGTTCTCCTGTTGTATCTTATATAGCTATAGCTATGCTTTGGTTTGGGATAGGATTTTATACTCCTGTATTTGTATCTTTTATGGTTATTTTCCCTGTTATAGTTTTAAATATATCAGAAGGCGTGAAATCTACAGATAAAAAATTATTGGAAATGGCTAAAGTGTTTAATATTGATAATAGTAAAATCCTTTTTAAAATATATTTTCCTTCTTTAATACCTTTCTTAAAATCTACTTTAAATATGACATCTGGTAGTATGTGGAAATCTGTTGTTGTAGGAGAATTTTTAGCAGGAGATCGCGGATTAGGTGTAAGTCTTTCTTTTAGTAAAATAGCATTAAATACCGATAGAGTTTATGCATATACTATATTATTAGCTATTTTTGGTATGATGACAGAAAAGATTATAAAAGAAATTTCTAAAGTTAACAAGAAAAACAGGGTTATTATACAAAATCAAAAAAATGTTATTACACAAAATCAAAAAAGGAATATTAAAAAAAATAATATAAAAAAGGATATTGTTATATATAATTTGAACAAACAATTTGATAAAAATGTCATATTAAATGACTTTAGCATTATTTTTGAACATTCTAAAATAAATGTTTTATTAGGTGAATCCGGAATTGGAAAAACCACTATATTAAATATTTTATCTGGTATAACTAAAGAAGATAGCGGCGAAATAAATATCGAAGGAAAAATAGGATATATATTCCAAGATGATAGATTAATTCCTTGGCTAAATGTGTTTGAAAATATAAGAATAGTCAATGAAGATATATCAATAGAAAAACTTGAAGAATATTTGAATATTTTAAATTTAGAAAAAGAAGTATTATCAATGTTTCCAAATGAGTTATCTGGCGGAATGAAAAAAAGAATTAATATTCTAAGAACTATTGCATATGAACCAGATATAATTTTTATGGATGAACCATTTGCATCATTAGATATATCAAATAAATATAAGATAATGAATAAACTATTAAAAATACAAAATAAGGAGAAATTTACAATAATAATTGTTACTCATGATCCTTTTGAAGTATCTGTTTTAGGGGAAAATGTGTTTATTCTAGAAGGAAAACCTTTAAAAATAAAGCAAAAATTTTCATTTATAAGTGCGTATAGTAGAGGCATGAAAGAAAATCACGATATCCTTTATAATATCAACAAAATTTTGTTAGAATAA
- a CDS encoding L-fucose/L-arabinose isomerase family protein, which translates to MLKIGVVCLARKTFDYNAAAEIYKEKIEELKSIKYVEFIFDENLVIEVEEAQNSVKKFVDVDGIVIISGTFHLGHLALIYASLKKPMLLWAFNELPYNGGKIRLNSVCGLNLNASNLYKAGYDNFHYTVGDKIDMDWINALKMKKVLENTRLGVVGSRAHGFFNLGIDELNLNGKAGTLIDYLQLDELFDYANNSESQYEEKLKEIYDVSGINNTQLSKVSKLIRGLELFFKEKNINAMAIRCWPEFASKYGISPCAAMSYLQANDYIIGCEGDVEGTLSMIATKAASNSTPFLADLSQVNLEENYALLWHCGVAAYNLWDKKSNRSLDTYFAGGKGVTADFVLKPGVISLLRIDSARGKTRLFIAKGEAVEMKKELKGTYAKVIFENHINSLLDTLVKNGVAHHAAMVYGDYMRTFEIFGQLMGWEIIRG; encoded by the coding sequence ATGCTAAAAATAGGAGTAGTTTGTTTGGCAAGGAAAACATTTGACTATAATGCAGCTGCTGAAATATATAAAGAAAAAATAGAGGAATTAAAAAGTATAAAATATGTAGAATTTATATTTGATGAAAATTTGGTTATTGAGGTAGAAGAAGCTCAAAATTCTGTAAAAAAATTTGTCGATGTTGATGGAATAGTTATAATTAGCGGAACATTTCATTTAGGTCATTTAGCTTTAATATATGCAAGTTTGAAAAAACCAATGTTATTGTGGGCATTTAATGAGTTGCCATATAACGGCGGAAAAATAAGATTAAATTCAGTTTGTGGGCTGAACTTAAATGCTTCAAATTTATACAAAGCTGGATATGATAATTTCCATTATACAGTTGGTGATAAAATTGATATGGATTGGATAAATGCATTAAAGATGAAAAAAGTTTTAGAAAATACACGACTAGGTGTAGTGGGATCAAGAGCACATGGATTTTTTAATTTAGGTATAGATGAACTAAATTTAAACGGGAAAGCGGGAACATTAATAGATTATTTGCAATTAGATGAATTATTTGATTATGCAAATAATTCTGAATCGCAGTATGAAGAAAAGTTAAAAGAAATATATGATGTTTCAGGAATAAATAATACACAATTAAGTAAAGTAAGTAAATTAATTAGAGGATTAGAATTGTTTTTTAAAGAGAAAAATATTAATGCTATGGCAATAAGATGTTGGCCAGAATTTGCTTCAAAATATGGAATTTCTCCTTGTGCTGCAATGTCATATTTACAAGCTAATGATTATATTATAGGTTGTGAAGGTGATGTTGAAGGGACATTATCTATGATAGCAACTAAAGCAGCCTCTAATTCTACGCCATTTTTAGCAGATTTGTCTCAAGTTAATTTAGAAGAAAACTATGCATTATTATGGCATTGTGGAGTTGCTGCATATAATTTATGGGATAAAAAATCAAATAGATCTTTAGATACATATTTTGCAGGAGGAAAAGGAGTTACTGCTGATTTTGTATTGAAGCCAGGAGTAATAAGTTTATTAAGAATAGATTCTGCAAGAGGAAAAACTAGATTATTTATAGCAAAAGGTGAAGCAGTAGAAATGAAAAAAGAATTAAAAGGAACATATGCAAAAGTTATTTTTGAAAATCATATCAATAGTTTATTAGATACTTTAGTAAAAAATGGAGTAGCGCATCATGCTGCAATGGTATATGGCGATTATATGAGAACATTTGAAATCTTTGGCCAATTAATGGGTTGGGAAATAATAAGAGGATGA
- a CDS encoding LacI family DNA-binding transcriptional regulator: MKKKFVTLKDIANASGYSINTVSRALNNKQYVDKETKEKILKIAKEMNYFKNVTATSLRYSKTHTVGVVIVDAQNPFYIEVLKGIEYAAREKKYQVIFMNSDKEYELEEMAIKTFLERRVDGLIVSTTQNKFEDIKLLSDLNYPTVLIEYPKDGYNLDSVLVDNQNGGYIATKYLINKGRKNILMFNATEHKYASKMRCKGYLKAIEEYNLKEHILLSNEGYENAYNTFNDYIKKHGIKEIDAIFAYNDVFAVACYQVLKEKNIKIPEEIAIIGFDNTIESKIAEITTVSIDKFYMGKLAFEMLYERIKNKNKENEEKIFEVTIIERKTT, from the coding sequence ATGAAAAAAAAATTTGTTACTTTAAAAGATATTGCAAATGCTTCTGGATACTCTATTAATACAGTATCCAGAGCATTGAATAATAAGCAGTATGTTGATAAGGAAACTAAAGAAAAAATATTAAAAATCGCTAAAGAAATGAATTATTTTAAAAATGTAACAGCTACTTCTTTGAGATACAGTAAAACACATACTGTAGGAGTTGTAATTGTTGATGCTCAAAACCCTTTTTATATTGAAGTATTAAAGGGAATTGAATATGCAGCAAGAGAAAAGAAATATCAAGTTATATTTATGAATTCGGATAAAGAATATGAATTGGAAGAAATGGCTATAAAAACTTTTCTTGAAAGAAGAGTAGATGGACTAATAGTATCTACAACTCAAAATAAATTTGAGGATATAAAATTACTAAGTGATCTAAATTATCCTACTGTTTTAATAGAATATCCAAAAGATGGATATAATTTAGATTCAGTATTAGTAGATAATCAAAATGGAGGATATATAGCTACTAAATATTTGATTAATAAAGGAAGAAAAAATATATTAATGTTTAATGCAACAGAACATAAATATGCTTCTAAGATGAGGTGCAAAGGTTATTTAAAAGCAATAGAAGAATATAATTTAAAAGAACATATATTATTATCAAATGAAGGTTATGAAAATGCATATAATACTTTTAATGATTATATAAAAAAACATGGGATAAAAGAAATAGATGCAATATTTGCATATAATGATGTTTTTGCAGTTGCTTGTTATCAGGTTTTAAAGGAAAAAAATATAAAAATACCAGAAGAAATAGCTATTATAGGATTTGATAATACTATTGAATCAAAAATAGCTGAAATAACAACAGTATCAATTGACAAATTTTATATGGGTAAATTAGCATTTGAAATGTTATATGAAAGAATAAAAAATAAAAATAAAGAAAATGAAGAAAAAATATTTGAAGTGACTATTATTGAAAGAAAGACAACATAG
- a CDS encoding RpiB/LacA/LacB family sugar-phosphate isomerase has product MKKIIIGSDKSGFTLKEAIKNHLIEKGYEVEDVGMYEHEEKRAYFESAKIVASKVSSGEYERGILCCGTGMGMAIVANKFKGVYAAVVESSFPAKMAKVINNANILTIGGWLIAPIQAFDMVDNWLNASFTEGFPEDRQEFLKNALNEIKKIEDENFK; this is encoded by the coding sequence ATGAAAAAAATTATCATAGGTTCAGACAAATCCGGTTTTACTTTAAAAGAGGCTATAAAAAATCATTTAATAGAAAAAGGATATGAAGTTGAGGATGTTGGAATGTATGAACATGAAGAAAAAAGAGCATATTTTGAATCAGCTAAGATTGTAGCATCAAAAGTTTCATCAGGTGAATATGAAAGAGGAATACTATGTTGCGGTACGGGTATGGGAATGGCAATAGTTGCAAATAAATTTAAAGGTGTATATGCAGCTGTTGTTGAAAGTTCTTTCCCTGCAAAAATGGCTAAAGTAATTAATAATGCTAATATTTTGACTATTGGAGGATGGTTAATAGCTCCTATACAAGCATTTGATATGGTTGATAATTGGTTAAACGCTTCTTTTACTGAAGGATTTCCTGAAGATAGACAAGAATTTTTGAAAAATGCATTAAATGAAATTAAAAAAATTGAGGATGAAAACTTTAAATAG
- a CDS encoding MFS transporter: MKRRNIIAYGMGDIFGGGSFLVIGTLFLIFLTDVVGLRPSLAGLVLIIGKAWDAISDPIMGYISDNTRSKFGKRRLYFLLGIFPIALSFYLLWLPINSNSQLSLFLFYSFAYILFSTVYTMVMIPYTALNAEMTKDYSLRTKLSGTRMFFSQISALLSGVLPKIIIDSASNPSIGYRNMAIVFSILYSLPWIFVFLGTFEESTKDDNVQKNKFDLLSLLKNKPFKIHIGMYIMAYTAMDILMALFIYYLTYYIQKPNIFSICLGLILLTEILSLPLHVYIANKYGKGKDYTLGLSIWAIGMFILFIIGKNTPTIFIYLDSIIIGFGLSAGVMIPWAMLPTIIDIDELITTKNRAGIYSGAMTFIRKIIQAVTLFVLGVFLDFIGYIPNQDQTASTLFKLKSIFVFLPILLLITGILLSLKYKVNAQNHKIIREEIDRLRNNGKKEDVDSNVKKICESITGLSYEQLYNK, encoded by the coding sequence ATGAAGAGAAGAAATATTATTGCATATGGTATGGGGGATATTTTTGGTGGAGGATCTTTTTTAGTAATTGGAACATTGTTTTTGATATTTTTAACAGATGTTGTAGGACTTAGACCATCTTTAGCTGGACTAGTTCTTATTATAGGAAAAGCTTGGGATGCAATTTCTGATCCTATAATGGGATATATTTCAGATAACACAAGATCTAAATTTGGGAAAAGACGATTATACTTTTTATTGGGTATATTTCCTATAGCTTTATCTTTTTATTTGTTGTGGTTACCTATTAATAGCAACTCACAATTATCGTTATTCTTATTTTATTCTTTTGCATATATATTATTCTCAACAGTATATACAATGGTTATGATACCATATACAGCTTTAAATGCCGAAATGACAAAAGACTATTCATTAAGAACAAAATTATCTGGTACGAGAATGTTTTTTTCTCAAATTTCAGCATTACTGTCAGGTGTTTTGCCAAAAATAATAATTGATTCAGCTTCAAACCCTTCTATTGGTTATAGAAATATGGCGATTGTTTTTAGTATATTATATTCGCTTCCTTGGATTTTTGTATTTTTAGGAACCTTTGAAGAAAGCACCAAAGATGATAATGTTCAAAAAAATAAATTTGATTTATTATCTTTATTAAAAAACAAGCCGTTTAAAATCCATATTGGTATGTATATTATGGCATATACAGCAATGGATATATTAATGGCATTATTTATATATTATTTAACCTACTATATTCAAAAGCCAAATATATTTTCCATATGTTTAGGTTTGATATTGCTTACTGAAATATTGTCATTACCATTACATGTATATATAGCAAACAAATATGGAAAAGGGAAAGATTATACTTTAGGGTTGTCAATATGGGCTATAGGAATGTTTATATTATTTATTATTGGCAAAAACACTCCAACTATATTTATCTATTTAGATTCAATAATAATAGGTTTTGGCTTATCAGCTGGTGTAATGATACCTTGGGCTATGTTGCCAACAATAATTGATATTGATGAATTAATAACAACAAAAAATAGAGCAGGAATTTATTCTGGAGCTATGACGTTTATTAGGAAGATAATACAAGCAGTTACTTTATTTGTTTTAGGTGTTTTTTTAGATTTTATTGGTTATATACCAAATCAAGATCAAACTGCTAGTACATTGTTTAAGTTAAAGTCTATATTTGTATTTTTACCCATATTGTTATTAATAACTGGAATATTATTATCTTTAAAATATAAAGTGAATGCACAAAATCATAAGATTATTAGAGAAGAAATAGATAGATTAAGAAATAATGGCAAAAAAGAAGATGTTGATTCAAATGTAAAGAAGATTTGTGAATCTATAACTGGTCTATCATATGAGCAATTATATAATAAATAA
- a CDS encoding alpha-glucosidase has protein sequence MITMIIDKDNGFEIIIGKNKLLSHSKENPSIFLGYGKEKIDMYRGNFDINDYLESRIPLRNFNIAGNIISFYEDGKTILKMEIKDNEITFENYSNYNRFWIRLNATKNEDIYGCGEQFSYFNLRGKIFPLWTSEPGVGRNKKTYITWLADVEGKAGGDYYTTNFPQSAFLSSNMYYCIVDSSVYMKFDFSHVDFHEIEVWDIPKRISFITGENYLEIISKFNKYMGIQPKLPEWILDGLILGVQGGLEEVNKKLEKLSEVKINALWVQDWVGKKITSFGKRLFWDWKVNEKYYPNLKEYIEELNKRNIRFLGYINPYLIREGELFKEADKKGYFVKNKKGDTYLIDFGEFYCGTIDLTNEKAFNWYKEVIKKNMIDLGFSGWMADFGEYLPIDCVLENGDPKEMHNMWPVLWAKLNYEAVKESGKLGEIVFFMRAGFNGIQKYTTLMWAGDQLVDWSEDDGIPSVVKSFLSSAISGIGYTHCDLGGYTSLFEVKRSKELMKRWIELSAFSPVMRSHEGNRPDDNIQVYSDEELIEYLKKMTEIHSYLKDYLLYYIDEYQEKGIPLIRPLMLHYNVNSDKEYLLGRDLLICPVLKENTKNMEVLLPEDEWINLWTKEKYNGGKYVVNSEIIPVFYRASSKFKELFDNL, from the coding sequence ATGATTACTATGATAATAGATAAAGATAATGGATTTGAAATAATAATTGGAAAAAATAAATTGTTATCGCATTCTAAGGAAAACCCTTCAATATTTTTAGGATATGGAAAAGAAAAAATAGATATGTATAGAGGGAATTTTGATATTAATGATTATTTAGAAAGCAGAATTCCATTAAGAAATTTTAATATAGCTGGAAATATTATAAGTTTTTATGAGGATGGAAAAACAATACTCAAAATGGAAATAAAAGATAATGAAATAACATTTGAAAATTATTCTAATTATAATAGATTTTGGATAAGATTAAACGCAACAAAAAATGAAGATATATATGGTTGTGGAGAACAATTTTCATATTTTAATCTTAGAGGAAAAATCTTCCCATTATGGACATCAGAACCAGGTGTAGGTAGAAATAAGAAAACATATATTACATGGTTGGCAGATGTAGAAGGTAAAGCAGGTGGGGATTATTATACAACAAATTTCCCTCAAAGTGCTTTTTTAAGTTCAAATATGTATTATTGTATAGTAGATTCATCAGTATATATGAAATTTGATTTTTCTCATGTAGATTTTCATGAAATAGAAGTATGGGATATACCAAAAAGAATTTCCTTTATTACAGGAGAAAACTATCTAGAAATAATTTCAAAATTTAATAAATATATGGGAATACAACCGAAATTACCAGAGTGGATTTTAGATGGTTTAATATTAGGTGTGCAAGGTGGATTAGAAGAAGTAAATAAAAAACTAGAAAAATTAAGTGAAGTAAAGATTAATGCATTATGGGTTCAAGATTGGGTAGGTAAAAAAATTACTTCTTTTGGTAAAAGATTATTTTGGGATTGGAAGGTAAATGAGAAATACTATCCTAATTTAAAAGAGTATATTGAAGAATTAAATAAAAGAAATATTAGGTTTTTAGGGTATATAAACCCATATTTGATAAGAGAAGGAGAATTATTTAAAGAAGCCGATAAAAAAGGTTATTTTGTAAAAAACAAAAAAGGAGATACATATTTAATCGATTTTGGAGAATTCTATTGTGGTACAATAGATCTAACGAACGAGAAAGCTTTTAATTGGTATAAAGAGGTAATAAAGAAAAATATGATAGATTTAGGTTTCTCAGGATGGATGGCTGATTTTGGAGAATATTTGCCAATTGATTGTGTTTTGGAAAATGGAGATCCGAAAGAAATGCATAATATGTGGCCAGTGTTATGGGCTAAATTAAATTATGAAGCAGTTAAAGAATCTGGAAAACTAGGTGAAATAGTATTTTTTATGAGAGCTGGTTTTAATGGAATTCAAAAATATACAACATTAATGTGGGCAGGGGATCAATTAGTAGACTGGTCTGAAGATGATGGTATTCCTTCAGTTGTTAAAAGTTTTTTATCTTCAGCAATATCTGGAATAGGATATACTCACTGTGATTTGGGTGGATATACATCATTATTTGAAGTTAAAAGAAGCAAAGAATTAATGAAGAGATGGATAGAATTGTCGGCATTTTCTCCTGTAATGAGATCTCATGAAGGAAATAGGCCAGATGATAATATTCAAGTTTATTCAGATGAAGAATTAATTGAATATCTTAAAAAAATGACAGAAATACATTCTTATTTAAAAGATTATTTATTATATTATATTGATGAATATCAAGAAAAAGGAATACCTTTAATAAGGCCATTAATGCTGCATTATAATGTTAATAGCGATAAAGAGTATTTATTAGGTAGAGATTTATTGATTTGTCCAGTTTTAAAGGAAAATACAAAAAATATGGAAGTTTTATTACCAGAAGATGAATGGATTAATTTATGGACAAAAGAAAAATATAACGGTGGAAAATACGTTGTAAATTCTGAAATAATTCCAGTATTTTATAGAGCAAGCTCTAAATTTAAAGAATTATTTGATAATTTGTAG